The proteins below come from a single Papaver somniferum cultivar HN1 chromosome 11, ASM357369v1, whole genome shotgun sequence genomic window:
- the LOC113320379 gene encoding uncharacterized protein LOC113320379 → MGGLSIINLSSSVGISSRRRWGNVTTTTFSSQIYQLAVPKFETISASFRNGVLASFATQSHLFFKDYVRPERLLPSTEASFLTESSPDDFIKLLGGDESRSVYIIELRTSNFSGSCLSDINAGVMFCLIDENGNSLLQRIAASPKNEECGHNSSCFQRGSSDEFKFDGPKLGKLKLFGSVLSQSGRWRLGGINLIVINGCLPQSTQAEEEGKLDASCGLQFYFDVEDIHIGDGTDTSMLELRPSTITELSGDISSLTKVGICDSTSIVDREKSNEESMKEYGDLKLSLLLYDIVLIFAGSWIMDISVGERAGLAFLTGGGVGFLYLLLLQRSVDGLSAPSSVSLKRDSENLNELLAGVQGPISGFALAVVFAVVVVKYGSDISPVALTPKEILVGMTGFLVCKVAVVLAAFKPMSTRVK, encoded by the exons ATGGGAGGACTTTCTATTATAAATTTATCCTCTTCAGTTGGAATTAGCTCTCGTCGGAGATGGGGTAACGTCACTACTACTACTTTTTCCTCCCAAATCTACCAGCTTGCAGTTCCCAAATTTGAAACAATCAGCGCCAGCTTTCGGAATGGTGTTCTCGCCTCATTTGCTACTCAAAGCCATCTGTTTTTCAAG GATTATGTGAGACCTGAACGTCTTCTGCCATCCACTGAAGCAAGTTTCTTGACTGAGTCTTCACCAGATGATTTCATTAAACTCCTTGGAGGTGATGAATCTCGATCGGTATACATCATCGAATTACGTACGAGTAACTTCTCTGGTTCATGTTTGAGCGATATAAATGCTGGAGTAATGTTTTGCTTGATAGACGAAAATGGTAACTCTCTATTACAGAGAATTGCAGCAAGTCCCAAGAACGAAGAATGTGGTCACAACTCCAGTTGCTTTCAGCGAGGTTCTAGTGACGAGTTTAAATTTGATGGACCCAAACTGGGAAAATTGAAGCTGTTTGGATCGGTCTTGAGTCAG TCAGGTCGTTGGAGGCTAGGAGGTATCAACTTGATTGTAATCAATGGGTGTCTACCTCAGTCCACTCAAGCTGAAGAAGAAGGTAAACTAGACGCTAGCTGTGGCTTACAGTTTTATTTTGACGTTGAGGATATCCACATAGGAGATGGCACTGACACGTCGATGTTGGAACTGAGGCCAAGTACTATAACCGAGTTATCTGGAGACATTTCGTCCTTAACAAAAGTGGGTATTTGCGATTCAACTTCAATCGTTGACCGTGAAAAATCTAATGAAGAAAGCATGAAAGAGTATGGCGATTTAAAATTATCTTTACTACTTTACGACATTGTACTTATATTTGCTGGTTCCTGGATCATGGACATCTCAGTAGGAGAGAGGGCAGGCCTTGCTTTTCTAACTGGTGGAGGTGTGGGCTTCCTTTATCTATTGTTATTGCAGAGATCAGTTGATGGGTTATCAGCTCCCTCGTCAGTTTCTTTGAAAAGGGATAGTGAGAATTTGAATGAACTATTGGCAGGAGTACAGGGCCCTATTTCAGGATTTGCGTTGGCTGTGGTGTTCGCGGTTGTGGTGGTAAAGTACGGGTCAGATATATCACCGGTAGCTTTGACGCCAAAAGAAATATTGGTTGGGATGACTGGGTTTCTTGTTTGTAAGGTGGCTGTTGTTTTGGCAGCTTTCAAACCCATGTCGACGAGGGTGAAATAA